The segment TTGTCTTCATATCTCTTTTCTCCAGTTGCAAGTAAAATAAATTGAAGGTCTCTTTTAAAAAATTCATTAAAAGATTCAATAAGTAAATCTATCCCCTTTTGATAGGTTAATCTTGATACCATTCCTATTAAAATTGACTCATCATCTTTTAGATTGAGTTCCTCTCTTAATTTTTTCTTATTTATTTCTTTTCCTTCTTTAAAATCTTTGATACTATAATTTTTATAAATATCCTTATCTTTCTCTGGATTCCATTCCTCGTAATCTATACCGTTTAATATTCCATAAATTCTATTTTTTTTACTTTTTAAAATTTCATCAAGTCCGCAGCCAAACTGAGGAGTTAGTATTTCCTCAGAATAACTTTTACTTACTGTATTTATATAATCAGAAAATAAAATTCCTACTTTTAAGAAATTAACATTTTCATTACCTTCTATTTCTTTTATTTCTTCATCAAATCCAATTTCTTTCAAAACTTTTTTTTCATAAATTCCCTGATAAGAAAGATTATGAATTGTAAGCAAAATTTTTGTTTCTTTAAAAAATTCATCACTATTAAATTTTCTTTTAATATATAGGGGTATAAAAGAAGTGTGCCAGTCATTTATATGAATTATATCGGGTTTAAAGTTAATTTTTTTTAAAAATAAAAGGGATGAATAAGAAAATAGAGCGAATCTCTTATACTGTTTTTCATCTTCACCTGATGAGGGCACATAAATATAATCTTTTCCAAAATATTCCTCATATTTTAAAAGATAAAAGGAAACATTTTTATAGGAAATATGAATCCATTCTGTTGTTAAATCTTTGTTATCAAATTCTATCTTCAGTTCTACTTTTTCCTTGATTTCAAATTTTTTTTCTTTAATAAATTTTGAATAATAAGGTGATAAAACTATTATGTTTATTCCTTTATTTTTTATAAAAACAGGGAGTGAACCCGCTACATCGGCAAGTCCACCAACTTTTGAAAAAGGATAGACTTCTGCAGAGAAATAGGCAATTTTCATTTTATAAAAATTTTTAATATTATATTTAACACTTTTTATTTTTTCAAACTTTTATTTGTTTTTGCTTTTTTTCTAATTTTATAATTACCATCCATGAAAGATATAAACCTTTCTATTCTCTGGCACCTTCATCAACCTTCATATTTTCTTCTTGAACCTGAAAGGGAATATTTTTTCTTTCCATGGGTGTTTATTCATGCAATAAGGGAATATTATGATATGGGGAGAATTTTAGTTGATACACCCCAAAATGTAAAGGTTACTTTTAACATAACCCCCACTCTCTGGTATCAGATAAAAAAATATTTAGAAAAAGATGTTTCCTGTTTATGGCTCAATATTTTTAAAAAAGATCCCTCTCAAATGGAAAATGATGAAAAAATTTTTGTCTTAAGGAATTTTTTTTCACTTAATTATGAGAAACAAATTAAAAATTATGAAAGATTTAATTATCTTTACATTAAAAGGGGGAACATTTTAGGACTTGAAAAAAAAATAAAATTTTTTTCAAATAATGAATTAAGGGATATAATGTTTTATTTTATATATTCAAGTATTTCTGAAATTAAAAAAGAGGAAAATAAAATTTTAAAGGAACTCGGAGAAAAAAAAGAAAATTATAGTGAAGAGGACAAAAAAGAAATTTTAAAAATATGCTTTGAAATAATTGAAGAACTTGTTAAAATTTATAAAGAACTTATTGAAAACAAAAAAGTTTTGTTAACAACATCCCCCTTTTCACATCCAATTCTTCCACTTATAATTGATAGTAAGTCTTTTGAAATATCATCTCCTCATATCAAGGGAAAAAAGGTAGAGTTTTCCTGTATTGAAGATGCTGAATTACATATGGATCTTGCTTTATCTTTCATGAAAAAAGAATTCAATATAGAAATTAAAGGCATATGGCCACCTGAAGGAAGTGTATCAGACAAAACCCTTGATTTATTTATTAGAAAAAAAATTCAATTTACAATGGCTGATGAGGGGATACTTGAAAGGAGTATAAATATACCTTTGAGAGAAAAACCCTGGGAAATTA is part of the candidate division WOR-3 bacterium genome and harbors:
- a CDS encoding glycogen/starch synthase, producing MKIAYFSAEVYPFSKVGGLADVAGSLPVFIKNKGINIIVLSPYYSKFIKEKKFEIKEKVELKIEFDNKDLTTEWIHISYKNVSFYLLKYEEYFGKDYIYVPSSGEDEKQYKRFALFSYSSLLFLKKINFKPDIIHINDWHTSFIPLYIKRKFNSDEFFKETKILLTIHNLSYQGIYEKKVLKEIGFDEEIKEIEGNENVNFLKVGILFSDYINTVSKSYSEEILTPQFGCGLDEILKSKKNRIYGILNGIDYEEWNPEKDKDIYKNYSIKDFKEGKEINKKKLREELNLKDDESILIGMVSRLTYQKGIDLLIESFNEFFKRDLQFILLATGEKRYEDKVKEFEIKYKEKFRFLPKFDLILAKKIYAGSDLFLIPSIFEPCGLTQMISMRFGTIPFGFKTGGLKDSIIDYEEGGCGFLFDEYKKEKFIEKLDKVILVFKDKEKWYKLIEECMKKDFSWENSAKEYIKLYERIKYEGV